In Minwuia thermotolerans, the following proteins share a genomic window:
- a CDS encoding nucleotidyltransferase family protein: MSNQVHPELPAQAMVLAAGYGKRLGAVTRARPKPLVSVAGRPVIDRVLDRLSAAGVTRCVVNLHYKGEMLREHLERREAPEIEFSHEEELLDTGGGVLAALDRFGGEPFLSVNSDTIWRDAFGDSFRRLGRAWDPEQMDVLLLMQPTVTAIGYRGQGDFTMAPSGRLARRRPGRLAPFLYAGVQILHPRIFEGLEVRPFSLNLIFDRAAEAGRLYGMRHEGDWIDIGTPDGLERAESLLRRTG; encoded by the coding sequence ATGAGCAATCAGGTCCACCCCGAACTGCCCGCGCAGGCGATGGTGCTGGCGGCCGGCTATGGCAAGCGGCTGGGCGCGGTGACGCGCGCCAGGCCGAAGCCGCTGGTCTCGGTCGCGGGCCGGCCGGTGATCGACCGGGTGCTGGACCGCCTGTCGGCCGCGGGGGTGACTCGCTGCGTCGTCAACCTGCATTACAAGGGCGAGATGCTGCGCGAGCACCTGGAACGCCGGGAGGCGCCGGAGATCGAATTCTCCCACGAGGAGGAACTGCTCGACACCGGCGGCGGCGTGCTGGCCGCGCTGGACCGCTTCGGCGGCGAGCCGTTCCTGTCGGTCAATTCCGACACCATCTGGCGCGACGCCTTCGGCGATTCGTTCAGGCGGCTGGGGCGCGCCTGGGATCCGGAGCAGATGGACGTGCTGCTTCTGATGCAGCCCACGGTCACCGCCATCGGCTATCGCGGCCAGGGCGATTTCACCATGGCGCCGTCCGGCCGCCTCGCCCGGCGCCGGCCCGGCCGCCTGGCCCCCTTCCTCTATGCCGGGGTCCAGATCCTGCATCCGCGCATCTTCGAGGGCCTGGAGGTCAGGCCGTTCTCGCTGAACCTGATCTTCGACCGCGCCGCCGAGGCCGGCCGGCTCTATGGCATGCGCCATGAGGGAGACTGGATCGACATCGGCACGCCGGACGGGCTGGAGCGGGCCGAGTCCCTGCTCAGGCGGACGGGCTGA
- a CDS encoding aminoglycoside phosphotransferase family protein: protein MTPERSQALTNLLTEAGFAGARIVPLAADASFRSYDRVFAPDGRRAVLMNAPPGREDVRPFRRVAGVLAEWRLSPPQVLAADAKQGFLLLEDLGDDLFGRVIGRDPAMEEALYAAAVDVLVSLAGHAAPPDLPRHDLTALLDEVALFLDWRLPEVRGRAASDAERRSFRDAWAEALICPSDSQNTLVLRDYHVDNLIWLPDRDGPRRVGLLDFQDAVGGHPAYDLASLLADVRRDVPAALEDEMIRRYLAATGAAEAPFRAAYAALGAQRNTRILGVFTRLWRRDGKARYLDWLPRAWRLLRRDLGHPALQPVAAWFERHMPDDPAARGETPE, encoded by the coding sequence ATGACGCCTGAACGGTCGCAGGCGCTGACGAACCTGCTGACGGAAGCCGGCTTTGCGGGCGCGCGGATCGTGCCGCTGGCGGCCGACGCCTCCTTCCGCAGCTATGACCGCGTCTTCGCGCCGGACGGACGCCGCGCCGTACTGATGAACGCGCCGCCGGGCAGGGAGGACGTGCGCCCCTTCCGCCGCGTCGCCGGGGTGCTGGCGGAATGGCGGCTGTCGCCGCCGCAGGTTCTGGCCGCCGACGCGAAACAGGGCTTCCTGCTGCTCGAGGACCTGGGCGACGATCTTTTCGGCCGTGTCATCGGCCGCGACCCCGCGATGGAGGAAGCGCTCTATGCGGCAGCGGTCGACGTCCTCGTCAGCCTCGCCGGCCACGCCGCGCCGCCGGACCTGCCGCGCCACGATCTGACGGCGCTGCTGGACGAGGTGGCGCTGTTTCTCGACTGGCGCCTGCCCGAGGTGCGCGGGCGGGCGGCGAGCGACGCCGAACGCCGCAGCTTCCGCGACGCCTGGGCCGAAGCGCTGATCTGCCCCTCCGACAGCCAGAACACGCTCGTGCTCCGCGACTACCATGTCGACAACCTGATCTGGCTGCCCGATCGCGATGGGCCGCGCCGGGTCGGGCTGCTGGACTTCCAGGACGCGGTGGGCGGCCATCCGGCCTATGACCTGGCCTCCCTGCTCGCGGACGTGCGCCGCGACGTGCCGGCGGCCCTGGAGGACGAGATGATCCGGCGCTATCTGGCCGCCACCGGCGCGGCCGAAGCGCCATTCCGCGCCGCCTACGCCGCGCTCGGGGCACAGCGCAACACGCGGATCCTCGGCGTCTTCACGCGGCTCTGGCGCCGGGACGGCAAGGCGCGCTATCTGGACTGGCTGCCCCGCGCGTGGCGTCTGCTGCGCCGGGACCTCGGCCACCCCGCCCTGCAGCCGGTCGCGGCGTGGTTCGAGCGCCACATGCCCGACGATCCCGCCGCCCGAGGAGAAACGCCGGAATGA
- the tsaE gene encoding tRNA (adenosine(37)-N6)-threonylcarbamoyltransferase complex ATPase subunit type 1 TsaE, whose amino-acid sequence MSVRRAEFHLPDPAATEAFGRRLARALRPGDVVLLSGDLGMGKTALARAVIQALAGRAIDAPSPTFNLVLPYDLPDFRLWHFDLYRLSGPGEVEELGFEEAAAEGVALVEWPDRLGDLAPPDAVRIAIEAAGDGRRLTVQATSGFMERLDDA is encoded by the coding sequence TTGAGCGTCCGGCGCGCCGAGTTCCATCTGCCCGACCCGGCAGCGACCGAAGCCTTCGGCCGCCGGCTGGCGCGGGCGCTGCGTCCTGGCGACGTGGTGCTGCTGAGCGGCGATCTCGGCATGGGCAAGACCGCGCTGGCGCGCGCCGTGATCCAGGCCCTGGCCGGCCGCGCGATCGACGCGCCGAGTCCGACATTCAATCTGGTGCTCCCCTACGACCTGCCGGACTTCCGGCTGTGGCACTTCGACCTCTACCGGCTTTCAGGCCCCGGCGAGGTCGAGGAACTCGGTTTCGAAGAGGCGGCGGCCGAAGGCGTGGCGCTGGTGGAATGGCCGGACCGGCTGGGGGATCTCGCGCCGCCCGACGCGGTCCGGATCGCGATCGAGGCGGCCGGGGACGGACGGCGGCTCACCGTCCAGGCGACGTCCGGTTTCATGGAGCGGCTCGATGACGCCTGA